The sequence TTAGGGGTGCAACAAGCGGTAGAGCGTTGTGGAGCACAGAGCACGCTGGCTTCAAGAGGGTTCCAAATGAACTTGCAATAAACATCATAAGACAGATAAGACAGAGAAAAGGCCTTGATCCAAACCCACCGACAGAGAAGGACGTCTGTCCACAGCAGTGAAGTCTTTTCCTTTCTTATCTTCTCTTCTTGTGACTTTTGTTGTTGAGATTGAAAGTTCATAGTTGAGGTTTGGGAGAATTGTGTCAATGTTTTTTATAAACCTATTGGATAAAATCTAAGATAGTAGCCCTATTTCTTTGCAAATTTACCAATTTTTCAAAGTTTTTTGCACAAAGTACATATAGGACTTCGGGAATTTGTCATACTGGTGATGCTCATGAACGCAGTTCAACTTGTAAGCAGGGATATTGAAAAGGTGATAAGAGTACAGACGAAAGTTATAGATTATATGACAGACTTCTTTGTGAAGAAGGGCTTTAAGTGGCTCTTGCCAGTTATGCTTAGCTCGATAACCGATCCCCTGTGGCCAGATCCAGCAGCGAGTAAAATGAGAGCCCCAGAAATTGAAGCTTATGGGACAAGACTAAAGCTGATGCACAGCATGATTCTGCATAAGCAGTTTGCCATAGCGATGGGATTGGAAAAGATATTTGTTCTTTCACCAAACATCAGGCTTGAAGAGAGAGATAGAGACGATGGAAGGCATGCATATGAATTTACCCAGCTTGACTTTGAGATAGCCTATGCCACTATGGACGACGTCATGGGGTTGATTGAGGAGCTCATGGTTGGGCTCTTTAAGGAAGCGAGGAAATGGGATGAACTTGAAGGGAGAGAACTGCCCAAGGTTAAGTCACCGTTTAAGCGCTTCACAATGGCCGAAATAAGAGAAGAGTTTGGGGATGATGAGAAGGCAAGTGAGGTAATGAGTGAGCCTTTCTGGATAACGGACATTTCGAGGGAATTCTACGACAGGGAAGATCCGGAGAGACCGGGGCACTTTAGAAACTACGATTTGATCTTGCCCGAAGGTTACGGGGAGGTTTCTAGCGGTGGAGAAAGGGAGTGGCAGTATGATGTGATAGTTAGAAAGCTTAAGGAAAGCGGGTTAAGCTTAGAAGCCTTTAGGCCTTACCTCGAGGTTGCAAAAGCTGGAAAACTTAAGCCCTCTGCTGGAGCCGGCATCGGATTGGAGAGGCTTGTTAGGTATATAGTGGGCGCAAAGCACATAGCTGAGGTGCAACCCTTCCCAAGAGTTCCTGGGATTCCTGCTGTTATCTGATAAACTTCTTTTTGCTCAAGCTCTCAAATACTTTATTATTTTTGGCAATACAAAATTTTAAAATAACCTGGATCAAAAAACAAACACATGAACATAAAAAAGCTTTTGTTCATATTGATAACCTTGCTTATCTTGACTCCTCAGACCGAAGCAATTCCCATTGATGAAGCTAAGAAAGATATCATTGAGAAAATTATCGAGGACAAATCCATTGAAAATGCCGAACTGAGCTACAAAATATATGTCCGCTCTCTTGGGATAATAGCCATTGCAAGGTCAGGCGTTAAGGAAGAGAAAACCATCGAGGAGTACTCAGAATGGTTAAAGTCTCTTCAGAGTGATGATGGCTCATTTCCACCTATTGTAACCTTTGATGTTTCTGGTGTTCCATTTTGTGATGCTTATTATTATGCAGAGAGACCTAAAGAGTTCGAGGGCTTTCCCTCCTGTCTTTATGGCTTTTCATTTAAGAAGTGTCCAGAGTATAGTTATATAACAACCTGCTCTAGAGCTGCTTCAACAGCCTTGGTTTTATACGCACTCCTAGACGCTGGTGAGCCTGAAGATTCTCCCGCAGTAAAGAAAGGAGTGCAATATCTCTTGAAAACAATGAAAAATGGCACATACTGGACTTATGTTTATACTATCTCCTCCTCCAAGGTTGGACGTTCAAGTTGTAAAGAGGCAGAGGCGATATGGGGATTTAAAGAAACGCCAAGCTTAGTTTCCACCGCATATGCCATTGCACTTTTGCACAGATTAGGATACGATGTTTCAAAGCCTCTAGAGTGGCTGAACTCAAATCTCGAACCCAAAAATTTGATGAACGAAGAATATCTCCCATTCTTCATCGACAATGAAACTCCTAAATGGAATTACAACTTCCCATTTTACCAGCTCGGCTTCCCCACTGTCCACGTCTCTCATAGAGAACCCCTTGAGAGTTTGATCATTCCTCTAGTGCTTATTAAAGAGGAAGGCTTAGAGCTCAACCAGAATGCCGTCGATTTTGTGGTCTCAATCTTAAACAGCACAAAACTTTCTTTTGACGATTACTATGCCCTTTATGTTTCAGCAAATCTCTTTTGGGATTCGAAGGAAAAGTACCGTATTGACGTGACATTTAACGGAACCAATCTCACCAAAATTGGGGAGAACGGAACATTCTACTACCTCTTAAGCAAGAGCTGGGAGTTTGAGGCATTTGACGAGAATTTCACAGTAAGTGGACGTCTTAATTTCACTATTCCAGAAGAAATAAGCTGGGAACCAGAAGTTGACGTATTTCTTCTCAAGAAACTCTCAAATGCTAGTTACATAAAATTTTATTGCGCTGAGATAGAGAAATGTGGTAAGGGCTGCTATGAGTTTGAGATTCA comes from Thermococcus litoralis DSM 5473 and encodes:
- a CDS encoding asparagine synthetase A, coding for MNAVQLVSRDIEKVIRVQTKVIDYMTDFFVKKGFKWLLPVMLSSITDPLWPDPAASKMRAPEIEAYGTRLKLMHSMILHKQFAIAMGLEKIFVLSPNIRLEERDRDDGRHAYEFTQLDFEIAYATMDDVMGLIEELMVGLFKEARKWDELEGRELPKVKSPFKRFTMAEIREEFGDDEKASEVMSEPFWITDISREFYDREDPERPGHFRNYDLILPEGYGEVSSGGEREWQYDVIVRKLKESGLSLEAFRPYLEVAKAGKLKPSAGAGIGLERLVRYIVGAKHIAEVQPFPRVPGIPAVI
- a CDS encoding prenyltransferase/squalene oxidase repeat-containing protein, which encodes MNIKKLLFILITLLILTPQTEAIPIDEAKKDIIEKIIEDKSIENAELSYKIYVRSLGIIAIARSGVKEEKTIEEYSEWLKSLQSDDGSFPPIVTFDVSGVPFCDAYYYAERPKEFEGFPSCLYGFSFKKCPEYSYITTCSRAASTALVLYALLDAGEPEDSPAVKKGVQYLLKTMKNGTYWTYVYTISSSKVGRSSCKEAEAIWGFKETPSLVSTAYAIALLHRLGYDVSKPLEWLNSNLEPKNLMNEEYLPFFIDNETPKWNYNFPFYQLGFPTVHVSHREPLESLIIPLVLIKEEGLELNQNAVDFVVSILNSTKLSFDDYYALYVSANLFWDSKEKYRIDVTFNGTNLTKIGENGTFYYLLSKSWEFEAFDENFTVSGRLNFTIPEEISWEPEVDVFLLKKLSNASYIKFYCAEIEKCGKGCYEFEIHPRYDWWSDSIRPSAMALLWYYLSGRNNEDIGRFLEEYNSLRCESELAGDYGKRGCSEDYAMLLFLMDLQSGSFKIQEEEALQRKVIGAFAGIIAILLMAWYLKRKE